A stretch of Candidatus Margulisiibacteriota bacterium DNA encodes these proteins:
- a CDS encoding NIL domain-containing protein, translating into MDLTKRIVLTFPREQVNKPIVYRLIKDFDLVFNILDADITPEEEGLMTLEVSGKQDLINKGLAFLKENGVSVKPLKTEIRWEENRCTHCGACVTICPAGAITIDRVMMKVSFDKEKCISCELCVKPCPVRAFEVIL; encoded by the coding sequence ATGGATTTGACAAAAAGAATAGTGCTGACCTTTCCGCGGGAACAGGTCAACAAGCCGATAGTATACAGGCTTATAAAGGATTTTGATCTGGTCTTTAATATACTTGATGCTGATATCACGCCGGAAGAAGAAGGCCTCATGACCCTTGAAGTTTCCGGGAAACAGGACCTTATCAACAAAGGGCTGGCTTTCTTAAAAGAGAACGGCGTAAGCGTAAAACCGCTCAAGACAGAGATAAGGTGGGAGGAGAACAGGTGCACGCATTGCGGCGCCTGTGTGACCATATGCCCGGCCGGCGCCATAACAATTGACCGCGTCATGATGAAAGTGTCCTTTGACAAGGAAAAATGCATCTCCTGCGAACTCTGCGTCAAGCCTTGTCCCGTAAGGGCGTTTGAGGTAATATTGTAG
- a CDS encoding homocysteine biosynthesis protein: MAKQLRTYEEINEKIKKGQAVVVSADELIDLVEKEGAEKAAQKVDVVTTATFGPMCSSGVFLNVGHTKPKIKIHKATLNGVSAYAGLAAVDLYLGATEIPEDDPANKVYPGEFKYGGGHVIEDLLRGKDIKFEASGYGTDCYPRKKVSTLLNIKDLNEAFLFNPRNAYQNYNVGVNLSDRTIYTYMGVLRPNLANANYCSAGQLSPLLKDPYFRTIGIGTRIFLGGGTGYVAWNGTQHSPCPPRTEKGVPKRGGGTLSLIGDLKQMSADWIKGASFLGYGVSMYVGIGVPIPVLDEDILRWAAVKDSEILAPVVDYSEVYPAAKPDVIGEVSYAELKSGKIKVRGREIAAASLSSYSKAAEISQILKSWIQKGRFTLGKPVEPLPGESSGIKFKALNERPFRNGDK; the protein is encoded by the coding sequence GTGGCAAAACAGCTGAGAACATACGAGGAAATAAACGAAAAGATAAAAAAAGGCCAGGCTGTAGTGGTCTCGGCGGATGAACTGATCGATCTTGTTGAAAAAGAGGGCGCGGAAAAGGCCGCTCAAAAAGTGGATGTGGTAACAACGGCGACCTTCGGCCCGATGTGCTCTTCCGGCGTATTTTTGAATGTGGGCCATACAAAACCTAAGATCAAGATACATAAGGCCACACTTAACGGCGTCAGCGCCTATGCAGGGCTTGCCGCGGTAGACCTATATCTTGGCGCCACCGAGATCCCGGAGGACGACCCTGCTAACAAAGTCTACCCGGGGGAGTTCAAATACGGCGGAGGACATGTTATAGAGGACCTGCTCAGGGGAAAAGACATTAAGTTCGAAGCATCCGGCTATGGCACGGACTGCTACCCCAGAAAAAAGGTTTCCACCCTGCTCAACATAAAAGACCTTAACGAGGCTTTCCTGTTCAATCCCAGGAACGCTTATCAGAACTACAATGTTGGGGTGAACCTTTCGGACAGGACCATATACACTTATATGGGCGTCCTGAGGCCTAATCTTGCCAATGCCAATTACTGTAGCGCGGGACAATTAAGCCCTCTGCTCAAGGATCCATATTTTAGGACCATAGGGATCGGGACCAGGATATTTTTAGGCGGAGGCACGGGCTATGTGGCCTGGAACGGTACACAGCACAGCCCCTGCCCTCCCAGGACCGAAAAAGGCGTGCCAAAAAGGGGCGGTGGCACTCTTTCCCTGATAGGCGATCTGAAACAGATGAGCGCCGATTGGATAAAAGGCGCCAGTTTTCTTGGCTACGGGGTTTCCATGTATGTTGGAATAGGCGTCCCCATCCCGGTGCTTGATGAGGACATCTTAAGGTGGGCTGCGGTCAAGGACAGCGAGATTCTTGCCCCCGTGGTGGATTATTCTGAAGTATACCCGGCCGCAAAGCCTGATGTCATCGGAGAGGTGTCTTATGCCGAGCTTAAAAGCGGGAAGATAAAAGTGCGAGGCAGAGAAATAGCCGCTGCCTCCTTATCAAGTTATTCCAAAGCGGCCGAGATCTCCCAAATACTCAAATCCTGGATACAAAAAGGACGGTTCACCCTTGGCAAACCGGTAGAGCCCCTTCCGGGAGAAAGCTCCGGAATAAAATTCAAGGCCCTCAACGAGAGGCCTTTTAGGAACGGGGACAAATAA
- the ychF gene encoding redox-regulated ATPase YchF translates to MGFKLGIIGLPNVGKSTVFNALSGAKADVSNYPFTTIDPNIGIVEVPDKRTGTIARIVGSLKAVGTIIEFVDIAGLVKGASRGEGLGNKFLSNIREVDAVVHVVRVFTDGSIAHVDGSLDSVRDIEIIDAELLLADLASVEKRTSAVRTSAKSRDKKVLEELSALEKLGDGLSKGIPARSLSLREDELEAVKGLSLLTSKPRLLLANCDETLPRNNALDAYSEKTGCRLIYMCAKLEADVKELSLEDAKQYLEAAGQKEPALPCFISACYRLLDLITFFTANEKEARAWTVKKGAKAPAAAAKVHSDMEKGFISAEVISFEDLERASSLSKARELGLLRLEGKNYEVRDGDILHIRFQP, encoded by the coding sequence GTGGGCTTTAAACTCGGTATAATTGGCCTTCCCAATGTGGGGAAATCGACCGTTTTTAACGCTTTATCAGGAGCAAAAGCGGATGTTTCAAATTATCCTTTTACCACTATAGACCCCAATATAGGGATAGTTGAGGTCCCCGATAAAAGGACCGGGACTATCGCCCGGATCGTCGGCTCTTTAAAGGCTGTCGGAACGATAATCGAGTTCGTGGATATTGCCGGGCTTGTAAAAGGCGCCAGCCGCGGAGAAGGGCTGGGAAATAAATTCCTCTCTAATATCAGGGAAGTGGACGCAGTGGTCCATGTCGTTCGGGTGTTCACAGACGGCAGCATCGCCCATGTTGACGGCAGCCTTGACAGCGTAAGGGATATAGAAATAATAGATGCCGAGCTTCTGCTGGCTGACCTTGCCTCCGTAGAAAAAAGGACCTCGGCGGTCCGTACATCGGCCAAAAGCCGGGACAAAAAAGTCCTTGAAGAGCTGTCGGCACTAGAGAAGCTGGGGGATGGCCTTTCAAAGGGGATCCCCGCAAGAAGCTTGTCGTTGAGGGAAGATGAGCTCGAAGCCGTAAAAGGCCTTTCCCTTCTGACCTCTAAGCCACGGCTGCTCCTTGCCAACTGCGACGAAACTCTGCCGAGAAACAACGCTCTGGATGCCTACAGCGAAAAAACCGGCTGCCGCCTTATATACATGTGCGCAAAATTAGAGGCGGATGTAAAAGAGCTTTCTTTGGAAGATGCAAAGCAGTACCTTGAAGCCGCTGGGCAAAAAGAGCCCGCCCTGCCCTGTTTTATAAGCGCCTGCTACAGGCTTCTTGACCTGATCACTTTTTTTACCGCCAACGAGAAAGAGGCCAGGGCCTGGACGGTCAAAAAGGGCGCCAAAGCGCCCGCTGCCGCGGCAAAAGTGCACTCTGACATGGAGAAAGGTTTTATCAGCGCCGAGGTGATCTCTTTTGAAGACCTTGAAAGGGCCTCTTCGCTGTCAAAGGCAAGAGAGTTGGGCCTTTTGCGGCTCGAGGGGAAAAATTATGAGGTAAGGGACGGCGATATTTTGCATATCAGATTCCAGCCATAA
- the nadC gene encoding carboxylating nicotinate-nucleotide diphosphorylase, whose protein sequence is MDRKKLVRLALKEDLGKGDITSASVIAPGSKCLAKIISKDYGILSGLNIAKEVFEQLDRSIRFIPRMKNGHKLTKGALIAEVSGPASKVLSGERLALNFLQRLSGIATLSALYKKELKGTKAVLLDTRKTTPLLRELEKEAVAVGGGTNHRMGLYDSILIKDNHLPFIKDLKSAVAKAKKFGKVEIEAKNLSEVKSCLSSGADRILLDNMVPPMLKRAVKIVREWDKKNKRAVKTEASGGITLKNIRSVAKTGVDFISAGALTHSPRSLDICLKISKRR, encoded by the coding sequence ATGGACCGCAAAAAACTGGTAAGACTGGCACTTAAGGAAGACCTTGGGAAAGGCGACATCACTTCAGCATCGGTAATTGCTCCGGGATCAAAATGCCTGGCCAAGATCATCAGTAAGGATTACGGCATTCTTTCCGGTCTCAACATTGCCAAGGAAGTGTTCGAACAGCTGGACAGGTCCATTCGCTTTATCCCGAGGATGAAGAACGGGCATAAGTTAACAAAAGGGGCTCTGATAGCCGAAGTGAGCGGGCCGGCGTCGAAGGTCCTTTCCGGAGAAAGGCTCGCGCTGAATTTTCTGCAAAGGCTGTCGGGGATAGCCACCCTTTCCGCCCTTTACAAAAAAGAACTTAAAGGCACTAAGGCCGTGCTTCTTGACACCAGAAAAACCACACCGCTTTTGAGGGAGCTGGAAAAAGAGGCTGTTGCTGTGGGCGGCGGTACAAACCACAGGATGGGGCTTTACGATTCTATCCTTATAAAGGACAACCATTTGCCCTTTATTAAAGACCTAAAATCAGCGGTTGCAAAGGCAAAAAAATTCGGCAAGGTGGAAATAGAAGCAAAAAACCTGTCGGAAGTTAAGAGCTGTCTGTCCTCGGGAGCGGACAGGATACTGCTGGACAATATGGTCCCTCCAATGCTTAAAAGAGCGGTAAAAATAGTAAGGGAATGGGACAAAAAGAACAAAAGGGCTGTAAAGACCGAGGCTTCCGGCGGCATCACTCTTAAGAATATCCGTTCAGTCGCAAAGACCGGAGTTGATTTTATTTCGGCAGGAGCTCTGACACACTCCCCAAGATCGCTTGACATCTGCTTAAAGATCTCAAAGAGGCGGTAA
- a CDS encoding phosphatidate cytidylyltransferase, whose product MLQRILTVLIGVPIVVFCTYFGGLWFFFMVTSLAVISLNEFFNLMRSKGLSPYYTLGNLFTLFFIVFIQLTLKHPSWESAFSVILTASIISIFCAAIFIRRTAMASVNIAITLLGTLYVGWLFSYLVLLRDLTPHGACLFFLLLTVWAGDTASYFIGGRFGVKQLSPYISPKKTVVGSAAGFTFALAGAYIFGVLAEGMLVPVNWAHYLILGSLIGVFSQLSDLSESLIKRDAGAKDSSRLVPGHGGILDRMDSFIFTAPIVYYYLTWFILK is encoded by the coding sequence ATGCTTCAAAGGATCTTGACTGTCTTGATAGGCGTTCCGATCGTTGTTTTTTGCACTTATTTTGGTGGCCTGTGGTTCTTTTTTATGGTAACCTCCCTTGCCGTGATCTCCCTGAACGAATTCTTCAATTTGATGCGCTCCAAGGGACTGAGTCCTTATTACACTCTGGGGAACCTGTTCACGCTGTTCTTCATCGTGTTCATTCAGCTGACGCTTAAGCATCCCTCCTGGGAATCCGCTTTTTCCGTTATTTTGACCGCTTCCATAATCTCGATCTTCTGCGCGGCTATCTTCATCAGAAGGACCGCTATGGCCTCTGTTAACATCGCGATAACCCTGCTCGGCACACTCTATGTGGGGTGGCTTTTCAGTTATCTTGTCCTTCTTAGGGACCTCACGCCGCACGGGGCCTGTCTTTTCTTTCTTCTTCTCACTGTCTGGGCCGGAGATACTGCATCATATTTTATAGGCGGAAGGTTTGGAGTTAAACAACTGAGCCCTTATATAAGCCCCAAAAAGACCGTTGTCGGTTCTGCGGCCGGCTTTACCTTTGCTCTGGCAGGCGCCTATATTTTTGGGGTGCTTGCAGAAGGGATGCTTGTCCCTGTAAACTGGGCGCATTATCTTATTCTGGGCTCCCTGATAGGTGTTTTTTCACAGCTGAGCGACCTTTCCGAATCGCTCATAAAAAGGGACGCTGGCGCCAAGGATTCGAGCCGGCTTGTCCCGGGGCACGGGGGGATTCTCGACAGAATGGACAGCTTTATATTTACTGCTCCCATAGTTTATTACTATTTGACCTGGTTCATCCTAAAATAG
- a CDS encoding isoprenyl transferase gives MIQRLIKRLFGPGIKPKTLPNLPGHIAIIMDGNGRWAQKRGLPRIAGHRVGLESIRSAIKTCACLGIKYLTVYAFSTENWSRPKEEVSFLMNLVLESLDREIEELSAKGVRIRFLGRISEMDAKIREKVHAAMKKTGKNDGLCLQIMLNYGGRAEITDAINRLISEKQPLQKVSETDIGSHLYTDGVPDPDLLIRTGGDLRVSNFMLWQIAYSEIYVTKTLWPDFREKEMQKALEDYSSRSRRFGGL, from the coding sequence ATGATACAGCGGCTCATAAAACGCCTTTTCGGCCCCGGTATTAAGCCCAAAACTCTTCCCAATTTGCCTGGGCATATTGCCATCATCATGGACGGGAACGGCCGCTGGGCGCAAAAAAGAGGGCTGCCCAGGATAGCGGGCCACAGGGTCGGGCTGGAGTCTATCAGGTCAGCAATAAAGACCTGCGCTTGTCTTGGCATAAAATATCTGACCGTCTACGCGTTCTCTACAGAGAACTGGTCAAGGCCCAAGGAAGAGGTCTCCTTTTTAATGAACCTGGTACTGGAATCCCTCGACAGAGAGATCGAAGAGCTTTCGGCAAAGGGCGTTAGGATAAGGTTTTTAGGCAGGATATCTGAGATGGACGCCAAGATCAGGGAAAAGGTACATGCGGCGATGAAAAAGACCGGGAAGAATGATGGCCTGTGCCTTCAGATAATGCTCAATTACGGCGGCAGGGCCGAGATAACAGATGCGATAAACCGTCTTATCAGCGAAAAGCAGCCCCTGCAAAAGGTTAGCGAAACCGATATCGGCAGCCATCTGTATACGGATGGCGTCCCGGACCCCGACCTTCTGATCAGGACCGGAGGGGACCTAAGGGTTAGCAATTTTATGCTGTGGCAGATAGCCTACAGCGAGATCTATGTTACAAAAACCCTTTGGCCCGATTTTAGAGAAAAGGAAATGCAAAAAGCTCTTGAGGACTATTCCTCAAGGAGCCGCAGGTTCGGCGGCCTGTAA
- a CDS encoding 4Fe-4S binding protein produces MHKISSDCTGCGACVEVCTYKAIHPQGDVYVIGPECTDCEECVEACPVDAISEE; encoded by the coding sequence ATGCATAAGATCTCTTCCGACTGCACAGGCTGCGGCGCCTGCGTAGAGGTCTGCACTTACAAGGCCATCCACCCCCAGGGAGATGTCTATGTAATAGGCCCTGAGTGCACCGACTGCGAGGAATGCGTTGAGGCCTGCCCTGTTGACGCCATAAGTGAAGAATAA
- the frr gene encoding ribosome recycling factor, giving the protein MAAEILKKADDRMKKTIEAFRKELSSIRTGRASAALVENILVEYYGTQTPIKQLANLSTPDPKQIAIQPYDKGSVAEIDKALQKADLGAMPKVDGGIIRIILPPLTEERRRDLVKLIKKHSEDSKISIRNIRRDAIEEAKAKKAKKELTEDQEKHIETEIQKTVERHSQEIDRLVVSKEKEVMEV; this is encoded by the coding sequence ATGGCGGCTGAAATACTGAAAAAAGCGGACGACAGGATGAAAAAGACCATAGAGGCTTTCAGAAAAGAGCTCTCTTCTATCAGGACCGGCAGGGCTTCTGCGGCCCTTGTGGAAAATATACTTGTTGAGTATTACGGCACACAAACCCCTATAAAGCAGCTGGCCAATCTGTCCACCCCGGACCCAAAACAGATCGCGATACAGCCTTACGATAAGGGTTCGGTGGCAGAGATAGATAAAGCGCTGCAGAAGGCCGACCTTGGAGCAATGCCAAAGGTTGACGGGGGCATCATAAGGATAATACTTCCCCCGCTGACGGAAGAAAGAAGAAGGGACCTGGTAAAACTGATAAAAAAGCATTCGGAAGATTCCAAGATCTCCATAAGGAACATCAGGCGGGACGCGATAGAAGAGGCCAAGGCAAAAAAAGCAAAGAAGGAACTGACGGAGGACCAGGAAAAACATATTGAGACCGAGATACAAAAGACGGTCGAAAGGCATTCCCAGGAGATCGACCGGCTGGTTGTCTCAAAAGAAAAGGAAGTAATGGAGGTTTGA
- the pyrH gene encoding UMP kinase has product MMKLKYKRVLLKLSGEFIGGKQRYGIDHDVLTSLAEEIKGIKKHKVELAIVVGGGNIFRGVPASQGGMDRSTGDYMGMLATVINALAIQDALEKAGLFCRVLSAIEMFAIAEPYIRRRAIRHMEKGRVVVFAGGTGNPYFTTDTTAALRAAEINADLVLKATKVDGIYTEDPVKNSKARRYKKVKYLQILNKRLKVMDSTAVSLCMDNEIPIIVLDLTKRGNIERALSGKPAGTLVVKE; this is encoded by the coding sequence ATAATGAAGCTGAAATATAAACGGGTCCTCCTCAAGTTGAGCGGCGAATTTATCGGCGGAAAGCAAAGATACGGCATAGACCACGATGTTTTGACCTCGCTGGCCGAGGAAATTAAAGGGATAAAAAAACACAAGGTCGAACTTGCTATTGTTGTGGGGGGAGGGAACATATTCAGGGGCGTCCCTGCCAGTCAGGGCGGTATGGACCGCTCGACCGGGGACTATATGGGAATGCTTGCCACCGTCATTAACGCTCTTGCCATTCAGGACGCGCTGGAAAAAGCCGGCCTGTTCTGCAGGGTGCTGTCTGCAATAGAGATGTTCGCCATTGCGGAGCCATATATCAGACGAAGGGCGATCCGCCATATGGAAAAAGGAAGGGTCGTTGTTTTTGCCGGAGGCACCGGAAATCCCTATTTCACCACAGACACCACAGCAGCACTAAGGGCTGCCGAGATAAATGCCGACCTGGTGCTAAAAGCCACAAAAGTTGACGGGATATACACGGAAGACCCGGTAAAGAACTCCAAGGCGCGCAGGTACAAAAAGGTCAAATACCTGCAGATACTCAACAAAAGGCTTAAGGTCATGGATTCTACCGCGGTCTCGCTTTGCATGGACAATGAGATCCCCATCATAGTCCTTGACCTTACAAAACGCGGAAATATAGAAAGGGCCCTTTCCGGAAAACCGGCGGGGACACTGGTGGTCAAAGAATAA
- a CDS encoding SemiSWEET family transporter, which translates to MLIKIIALLAALLTSTGFVPQIIKGFKTGHVKDVSLMTLIFTAAGTFCWAIYGFSLGDTIIVLANIFTCSTVIILMIMKVVYRQA; encoded by the coding sequence ATGCTGATAAAAATAATCGCGCTTTTGGCGGCTCTGCTGACCTCCACGGGATTTGTTCCTCAAATAATCAAAGGATTTAAAACCGGGCATGTAAAAGATGTGTCGCTGATGACGCTTATTTTTACGGCAGCCGGGACATTCTGCTGGGCGATCTACGGATTTTCACTGGGGGATACCATAATAGTGCTCGCCAATATTTTTACATGCTCGACGGTTATAATTTTGATGATAATGAAAGTCGTATACAGGCAGGCATGA
- the rlmB gene encoding 23S rRNA (guanosine(2251)-2'-O)-methyltransferase RlmB, producing the protein MQEVICGKNPVKEALKAKRPINKIFIGKYKGKDAAIDRIIELAKSAGIPYSWADNYTLQKYAKFNQGVVAIASAKGYSDFWEFLEDAKSKNEPPFILILDSLEDPQNFGAIIRTADASGVHGIIIPKNRAVGVTTTISKTSAGAIEHVKVARVANLSSTINELKENGLWIVGIDALGGCKLSEVDYTMPLAIVIGGENKGITPLVRSRCDYMVRIPMRGKIPSLNASVAAALIMYEAYRKRKPGKF; encoded by the coding sequence ATGCAGGAAGTCATCTGCGGCAAAAACCCCGTAAAAGAAGCGTTAAAGGCCAAGAGGCCCATTAACAAGATCTTTATAGGCAAATATAAGGGCAAGGACGCGGCCATCGACAGAATTATCGAGCTGGCAAAGTCTGCCGGTATCCCTTACAGCTGGGCGGACAATTACACCCTTCAAAAATACGCCAAGTTCAATCAGGGGGTAGTGGCAATAGCATCGGCAAAAGGCTACAGCGACTTTTGGGAATTTCTCGAGGACGCGAAGTCCAAAAACGAGCCCCCTTTTATCCTGATACTGGACAGCCTTGAAGACCCCCAGAATTTTGGCGCCATAATAAGGACGGCGGATGCCTCAGGGGTCCACGGGATAATAATCCCCAAGAACAGAGCGGTGGGAGTAACCACCACCATCAGCAAGACCTCGGCCGGGGCCATAGAACATGTTAAAGTTGCGCGCGTGGCCAATCTGAGCTCTACCATAAACGAACTGAAGGAGAACGGGCTCTGGATAGTGGGGATAGACGCCCTTGGCGGCTGTAAATTAAGCGAGGTTGATTACACCATGCCGCTGGCCATCGTGATCGGAGGAGAAAATAAAGGCATAACGCCTCTGGTGCGCTCCAGGTGCGATTATATGGTCAGGATCCCGATGCGAGGAAAGATCCCTTCCTTGAACGCCTCTGTTGCCGCCGCGCTTATCATGTATGAGGCCTACAGAAAGAGAAAACCGGGGAAGTTCTGA
- a CDS encoding aminotransferase class III-fold pyridoxal phosphate-dependent enzyme gives MDKQKLISRYKEVVSPVLGHYNDLVITQGKGPYLFAHDGKKVLDFSCGIAVTALGHCHPKVVSAIKEQAKNLMHICIGVAYYEKYVQLAEKIKEITPDGLDMCFFCQDGSGAVEAAIKLAKYTSKKQGIISFSGSFHGRTFAAMTVTNSKEKYKKGYEPLMANVFEAPYPYCYRCKDENGRPQDPKGCSKHCLKAVENIIVNEGADKVAAMIIEPILGEGGYVVPPDWYLKELSRICKENGILLIFDEVQSGFGRTGKMFACQSLGVTPDIMVMAKAIANGLPLGGIIARKELMQSWTVSAHGGTFGGNPVCCAASLATIAVIESGKLAEKAEKTGKYLVKKLKALQKTNKEIGDVRGMGLMVGVEFIKENGDPDPEKTKKVISACLENGLLLISCGSHDQVIRFIPPLTIKKAQIDEALAIFEKAL, from the coding sequence ATGGATAAACAAAAATTAATCTCGCGGTACAAAGAGGTCGTTTCCCCTGTCCTTGGCCATTACAATGACCTGGTTATAACACAAGGAAAGGGACCTTATCTATTTGCCCATGACGGCAAAAAGGTCCTTGATTTTTCCTGCGGCATAGCAGTAACAGCGCTGGGGCACTGCCATCCGAAGGTGGTTTCGGCCATAAAAGAGCAGGCCAAAAACCTAATGCATATCTGCATAGGCGTTGCATACTACGAAAAATATGTGCAGCTGGCCGAAAAGATAAAGGAGATCACTCCGGACGGTCTTGATATGTGCTTTTTCTGCCAGGACGGCTCCGGTGCAGTTGAGGCTGCCATTAAGCTTGCAAAATACACTTCTAAAAAACAGGGAATAATCTCTTTTTCAGGCAGCTTCCACGGACGGACCTTTGCGGCAATGACGGTCACTAACTCCAAGGAAAAATATAAAAAGGGGTATGAGCCTTTGATGGCCAATGTCTTTGAGGCCCCCTACCCTTACTGCTACCGGTGCAAAGATGAGAACGGCCGTCCTCAGGATCCGAAGGGTTGTTCAAAACACTGCCTCAAAGCAGTTGAAAATATTATAGTGAATGAGGGCGCGGATAAGGTTGCCGCAATGATAATCGAGCCGATACTTGGAGAGGGGGGATATGTTGTTCCTCCCGATTGGTATCTGAAAGAGCTCTCGCGCATCTGCAAAGAGAACGGGATACTTCTAATATTTGACGAAGTCCAAAGCGGCTTTGGCCGGACGGGAAAGATGTTCGCCTGCCAGTCTTTGGGAGTAACTCCCGACATTATGGTAATGGCAAAAGCAATTGCGAACGGGCTCCCGCTTGGCGGGATAATCGCGCGAAAAGAACTGATGCAGTCATGGACTGTCAGTGCTCACGGTGGCACGTTCGGAGGAAATCCGGTCTGCTGCGCGGCTTCACTTGCCACGATCGCAGTGATAGAGAGCGGAAAACTTGCCGAGAAGGCCGAAAAAACCGGCAAGTATCTTGTTAAAAAGCTGAAAGCTCTTCAAAAAACGAATAAAGAGATCGGAGATGTGAGGGGGATGGGATTGATGGTCGGCGTTGAATTCATAAAAGAGAACGGGGATCCGGACCCGGAAAAGACAAAAAAAGTCATCTCGGCCTGTCTTGAGAACGGGCTTCTTTTGATCAGCTGCGGCAGCCACGACCAGGTCATACGGTTCATCCCGCCATTAACGATCAAGAAAGCCCAGATAGACGAGGCTCTGGCAATATTCGAAAAGGCCCTTTAG
- a CDS encoding NifU family protein: MEEKIKASLDKVRPSLQGDGGDVEFVSYKDGIVEVRLTGACGGCPMATMTLKNVVEQMIKEDVPEVTGVESV, from the coding sequence ATGGAAGAAAAAATAAAGGCTTCGTTGGACAAGGTCCGCCCGTCGCTGCAAGGCGATGGAGGCGATGTTGAATTTGTTTCGTATAAAGACGGCATCGTAGAAGTCAGGTTGACGGGAGCCTGCGGGGGTTGCCCGATGGCGACGATGACATTAAAAAATGTTGTTGAGCAGATGATAAAAGAGGATGTCCCGGAAGTGACCGGGGTCGAATCGGTGTGA
- the larE gene encoding ATP-dependent sacrificial sulfur transferase LarE — protein MNKLLALKKTLKKMGPSLIAFSGGVDSSFLCAVAKEVLGDNVIAVTAVSETYPKSELKDAKKLAKLLKIRHKIIKTKEFDDKKFISNPPQRCYFCKKELFEQLKAVAKEQGVKTVLDASNYDDLKDFRPGSRAKKELGVRSPLQESKMTKADIRKFSRQLNLTTWNKPACACLASRIPYGEKLSKEKLRRIEEAEKILKRIIWANGRLPIRVRAHNNIARIEIDPSQIQRIFKGDIMSKIARKLKDLGFAYVTLDLQGFRSGSMNEGIKKWKKK, from the coding sequence ATGAACAAACTTCTTGCACTAAAAAAGACCCTTAAGAAGATGGGGCCTTCTCTGATCGCCTTTTCCGGAGGAGTGGACAGCTCGTTCCTTTGCGCGGTAGCAAAAGAGGTCCTTGGGGACAATGTTATTGCGGTGACCGCTGTATCAGAAACCTACCCAAAAAGCGAGCTCAAAGACGCCAAAAAGCTCGCAAAACTTCTGAAGATAAGACATAAGATCATCAAGACAAAGGAATTCGATGATAAAAAGTTCATATCAAACCCTCCGCAAAGGTGCTATTTCTGCAAAAAGGAACTGTTTGAACAGTTAAAGGCGGTCGCAAAGGAACAGGGGGTCAAAACCGTTCTTGATGCATCAAACTATGATGATCTGAAGGATTTTAGGCCTGGTTCAAGGGCAAAAAAAGAATTGGGGGTCCGCAGTCCTCTGCAGGAATCAAAGATGACAAAGGCCGACATCAGAAAATTCAGCAGGCAATTGAACCTTACGACCTGGAACAAGCCCGCCTGCGCGTGTTTGGCATCAAGGATACCGTATGGGGAAAAATTATCCAAAGAGAAATTGCGCAGGATCGAGGAAGCGGAGAAAATATTGAAGAGAATAATATGGGCAAACGGCCGTTTGCCCATACGCGTTCGCGCACACAACAATATCGCCCGCATAGAGATAGATCCCTCTCAAATTCAAAGGATTTTCAAAGGTGATATAATGAGTAAAATAGCCCGAAAATTGAAGGATTTGGGGTTTGCATATGTTACATTGGATTTGCAAGGATTCAGGTCGGGAAGCATGAACGAAGGGATAAAAAAATGGAAGAAAAAATAA